In a genomic window of Chloroflexota bacterium:
- a CDS encoding pyridoxamine 5'-phosphate oxidase family protein yields MTAKVHDFHDGNLHFQERFGTVKLAERVAQRASEQLSKEQREFIEQADMFFMATCDHRGLPTCSYKGGDPGFVTVVDDTCIAFPNYDGNGKYQSMGNLLKNANIGLLFIDFVGQARLRLQGVVSIDPDDALMAKYPGAQFIVRVSLTEVYPNCARYVHKYELVERSVYVPRENATVPTPEWKRELREYLPTNDPARSGD; encoded by the coding sequence ATGACTGCAAAAGTACACGACTTTCATGACGGAAACCTGCATTTCCAAGAGCGGTTCGGCACGGTGAAATTGGCAGAACGGGTAGCGCAGCGGGCATCCGAGCAGTTGAGCAAGGAACAGCGCGAGTTCATCGAGCAGGCGGACATGTTCTTCATGGCGACCTGCGACCATCGTGGGCTGCCCACCTGCTCGTACAAAGGCGGCGATCCCGGCTTCGTAACGGTCGTGGACGACACCTGCATCGCATTCCCCAACTACGACGGCAACGGCAAATACCAAAGCATGGGCAACCTGCTGAAGAATGCCAACATCGGTCTGCTGTTTATCGACTTTGTTGGGCAGGCGAGGCTGCGGCTGCAAGGCGTGGTGTCAATAGACCCCGATGACGCGCTAATGGCAAAATACCCCGGCGCGCAATTCATAGTGCGAGTATCGCTCACCGAAGTGTATCCAAACTGTGCGCGCTATGTGCACAAATACGAGCTAGTAGAGCGGTCGGTGTATGTGCCCCGCGAAAACGCCACCGTCCCCACCCCCGAATGGAAGCGGGAGTTGCGAGAATACCTGCCCACAAACGACCCGGCGCGGAGTGGCGACTGA